One genomic segment of Oncorhynchus kisutch isolate 150728-3 linkage group LG15, Okis_V2, whole genome shotgun sequence includes these proteins:
- the LOC109905428 gene encoding transmembrane protein 160-like: MAALSWFTCRQLPRIANQFAWVVKHVRPQYLGGLPVRRVHGSSRKWVAEKGPWGKARMPEYHLLTELDKADALMLKKSHETGFLSWFRNGLLATGIGVIAFVQSDVGREAGYAFFILGGVCVSFGGASYVGSLFSLRRMMLLSLPAVLLNVAVVSSVALFWLCAVSLYIGRLEVEIIHEEDEDDDGEECPDCRDRANHSHGNRHHGSNKGQDK, from the exons ATGGCTGCCTTGAGTTGGTTTACGTGCAGACAGCTGCCGCGGATTGCAAATCAGTTCGCCTGGGTTGTGAAGCACGTCAGGCCTCAGTACCTCGGGGGACTGCCGGTGAGGAGAGTCCACGGGTCGTCGCGGAAATGGGTGGCTGAGAAGGGGCCATGGGGCAAGGCTCGGATGCCAGAGTATCATCTTCTGACAGAACTCGATAAGGCGGATGCCTTG ATGCTGAAAAAGTCCCACGAAACTG GGTTCCTGTCTTGGTTCCGGAACGGACTCCTGGCCACCGGGATCGGGGTCATCGCTTTCGTCCAGAGTGATGTGGGACGAGAGGCAGGATATG cCTTCTTCAtcctgggtggtgtgtgtgtatcgtTCGGCGGGGCGTCCTACGTGGGCAGCCTGTTTTCGCTGAGGAGGATGATgcttctctccctgcctgccgTGCTGCTGAATGTTGCTGTGGTGAGCAGCGTcgccctcttctggctgtgtgcGGTATCTCTCTACATCGGACGCCTGGAGGTGGAGATTATACATGAGGAGGACGAGGACGATGACGGAGAGGAGTGTCCAGACTGTCGGGACCGCGCCAACCACTCCCATGGCAACCGGCACCACGGCAGCAACAAAGGCCAAGACAAGTAG